The following are encoded in a window of Drosophila simulans strain w501 chromosome 3L, Prin_Dsim_3.1, whole genome shotgun sequence genomic DNA:
- the LOC6738188 gene encoding putative polypeptide N-acetylgalactosaminyltransferase 12, with product MEDIASVLNYCFKYIVLPLWIFIVLLLLHRDLSSWDGLMGPLSHPGLGENGSASYLSVPSWEIDAYTQGWRYYLYNAWLAERIPLRRSLPDLRDPRCLKFEYDEDSDEMKSASIIMIFRNEQLVVLLRTLHSLVERTPKYLYIELILVNDHSDMDFWKDKVSLSFFDNYVHRYIHPNARVLHLSEQVGLIKARILAASEAKAENLVFVDAQVEFTNGWLSPLLDTIAEQSYTVATPILDNLDEQTLAYQRSIERRGMYDWSLTRREVPLSRARRSHLPRPYEVAAVRTSVFAISALWFQDIANFDRNLRGFGAAELELSFKVWCTGGRIVQVPCSRVGHLQPKDEDYLKRYGDLHEMGEQKSRNLKRIIEVWTGDLKSAIYKYQPHLLNISEGDLNEPRKLYKQNECKSFKEFINDITPGLRHVTALNRTDYASGHVKTLGFPKKCLTINAKSQHLFLERCSTNNTHQNWTLTYVKDLRVAGIICAEVQPNLRLGYNLCHSLGGRQSWHYDLVSNQLIGNTKCLEFADELNIFLAICNAANEKQRWILDNINLSVMQSANTLV from the exons ATGGAAGATATCGCGTCAGTTCTAAATTACTGTTTTAAATACATTGTTTTACCCCTGTGGATATTTATTGTacttctgctgctgcacagAGATCTGAGCAGTTGGGATGGCCTGATGGGACCACTTTCTCATCCGGGATTGGGCGAAAATGGATCTGCCTCCTATTTAAGTGTTCCATCTTGGGAAATCGATGCGTATACGCAGGGTTGGCGGTATTACTTATATAACGCTTGGCTGGCGGAAAGAATTCCTCTAAGGCGTTCTTTGCCAGACTTACGAGATCCACGATGCCTGAAGTTTGAATACGATGAGGATTCTGATGAGATGAAATCTGCCAGTATTATTATGATATTCAGAAACGAACAGCTCGTGGTACTCTTAAGAACATTACATAGTTTGGTGGAAAGGACTCCAAAATACCTATATATCGAGCTTATTCTGGTGAACGATCACAGTGATATGGACTTTTGGAAAGATAAAGTATCGCTCAGCTTCTTCGACAACTATGTGCACAGGTATATTCATCCAAATGCGAGAGTTCTTCACCTGTCTGAACAAGTGGGCCTAATCAAGGCTCGCATTTTGGCCGCCTCCGAAGCCAAGGCCGAAAACTTGGTGTTCGTGGATGCACAAGTGGAGTTTACAAATGGCTGGTTATCCCCATTACTTGATACCATTGCGGAGCAAAGTTATACCGTGGCCACTCCCATTCTAGATAATCTGGACGAGCAGACTTTGGCCTACCAACGATCTATAGAAAGACGAGGAATGTACGATTGGAGCTTAACTCGTAGGGAAGTGCCTTTATCTAGAGCGAGGAGGTCGCACCTTCCTCGGCCCTACGAAGTGGCTGCCGTAAGGACTTccgtttttgccatttcagcTCTCTGGTTCCAGGACATCGCGAACTTCGATAGGAATCTCCGGGGGTTCGGTGCTGCTGAGCTGGAGCTCAGCTTCAAAGTATGGTGTACTGGTGGTCGAATAGTTCAAGTTCCCTGCTCCCGAGTTGGGCACTTGCAGCCCAAGGATGAGGACTACCTAAAACGATATGGAGATCTCCATGAAATGGGTGAACAAAAATCAAGG AACCTCAAACGCATTATAGAAGTGTGGACAGGAGATCTAAAATCAGCCATTTATAAATACCAGCCGCATCTCCTGAATATCTCAGAGGGGGATCTCAATGAACCGCGAAAACTATATAAGCAAAACGAATGCAAGTCGTTTAAGGAGTTTATAAATGATATAACGCCAGGTCTCAGACACGTTACGGCCCTAAATCGAACGGATTATGCCTCAGGACATGTTAAAACCCTTGGATTTCCCAAAAAGTGTTTGACCATCAATGCAAAAAGTCAGCATTTATTTCTAGAACGCTGCAGTACAAATAATACTCATCAAAACTGGACGCTAACCTATGTTAAAGATCTACGCGTGGCTGGTATTATTTGTGCAGAAGTGCAACCCAATTTGAGGTTGGGATACAACTTGTGCCACAGCCTAGGAGGTCGGCAAAGTTGGCATTATGATTTGGTAAGCAATCAACTAATAGGCAACACAAAGTGTCTGGAATTTGCGGatgaacttaatatttttcttgctATTTGCAACGCCGCGAACGAAAAACAAAGGTGGATTCTCGATAATATTAATCTTAGTGTAATGCAATCAGCAAATACTTTAGTATAG
- the LOC6738192 gene encoding glycoprotein-N-acetylgalactosamine 3-beta-galactosyltransferase 1 isoform X2 — MFPFTLSFVVVENLRYMIHKRKYQPSQPIYFGYELENIVTHESFVHHHSGYVISREALKRYTMASKDPDNKECTHWEGYVEGLDIHRCLKFANVTVAESRDEFEHETFLPVTMDYQFLDGYDTIPWLRKLSYHKRTEKTVPISSRAICFLVEYPPEMYDYYYFVYRMNIFGNPVQTP; from the exons ATGTTCCCGTTTACGTTAAG TTTTGTAGTTGTGGAGAATCTCCGGTATATGATACACAAACGGAAATATCAACCCAGCCAACCGATATATTTTGGCTACGAGCTCGAGAATATTGTTACACATGAg TCCTTTGTCCACCATCATAGTGGGTATGTTATAAGTCGCGAGGCCTTAAAAAGATATACGATGGCTTCGAAGGATCCTGACAACAAGGAGTGCACTCATTGGGAGGGTTATGTTGAGGGTCTGGATATACATCGGTGTTTGAAATTTGCTAATGTAACGGTAGCAGAAAGTCGAGACGAATTTGAGCACGAGACATTCCTGCCAGTTACAATGGATTACCAGTTCTTAGATGGCTATGATACTATACCATGGCTGCGTAAATTGTCTTATCACAAACGAACAGAG AAAACAGTTCCCATATCCAGTCGCGCCATTTGTTTTCTGGTAGAATATCCGCCAGAAATGTACGATTACTACTATTTTGTTTATCGAATGAATATCTTTGGCAACCCCGTCCAAACTCCATAG
- the LOC6738190 gene encoding polypeptide N-acetylgalactosaminyltransferase 8, translating into MCLDIWRHKKKVLPLLLLMAIGSIIYYLYTLKLELERDESATSTTSRLERDIRDLQAVFESEVIPDLGALGRPARGNWTEEQLETIAKSQRETGYNAWLSKRISPERSLYDMRHRSCKKLKYPLEKLPSVSVVITYHNEEASVLLRTLSSLRSRTPIQLLREVILVDDGSTEVDEKLNDFIKIKFLNMVQHRRITTQVGLMHARVVGAELALADVLVFLDSHVEVTKGWLEPLIAPILEDNRTCTTPIIDTIDFDNFAYRRGKPSRGFFNWEFNYIQLPLLKEEAVAMPAPHKNPIMNGGLFAIGREWFSELGGYDKGLKIWGAEQFELSLKLWLCGGQILEVPCSRVGHLFRDGNFQVRYTNKDKNSEKKLISRNYRRVAEIWLDEYKDKLYANMPHLTVIPVGNLAEQRALKNRLHCKPFKWFLDNLATDFLNLYPILDPAEYASGVLQSRALPKLCLDRKDPSHGQPKLAPCSSDHVFPSPEQYWSLTNHRELRSGFYCLEVRNHGVNVHIYQCHGQSGNQFWSFDSKTHQVISGQEQNSRHCLEAQPELNAVTSSVCDPKNHKQQWKFGYLNSQRLQHFWDNIKTQ; encoded by the exons ATGtgcctggacatttggaggcacAAGAAGAAGGTGTTGCCGCTGCTACTGCTGATGGCCATCGGCAGTATTATCTACTATCTATATACCCTGAAATTGGAGCTGGAGCGTGATGAAAGTGCAACTTCGACCACTTCTCGTTTGGAGCGTGACATAAGGGATCTGCAGGCGGTCTTCGAGTCGGAGGTCATTCCGGATCTGGGAGCATTGGGTCGACCGGCGCGGGGTAATTGGActgaggagcagctggagacCATCGCCAAAAGTCAGCGTGAAACGGGTTACAATGCTTGGCTCTCCAAGCGCATCTCACCTGAGCGATCGCTCTACGACATGCGACATCGCAG CTGCAAAAAGCTCAAGTACCCGCTGGAAAAGCTCCCGTCGGTCAGTGTGGTGATAACGTATCACAATGAGGAGGCGAGCGTGCTGCTGCGAACACTGAGCAGCTTGAGGAGCCGGACTCCGATCCAGCTGCTCCGAGAGGTTATCCTGGTGGACGACGGGAGCACCGAAGTGGACGAGAAGCTCAACGACTTCATTAAGATCAAGTTCCTGAATATGGTGCAGCACCGCAGGATCACAACCCAGGTGGGTCTGATGCATGCGAGAGTCGTGGGCGCGGAACTGGCCCTGGCCGATGTCCTGGTCTTCCTAGACTCCCACGTGGAGGTCACCAAAGGTTGGCTGGAGCCGCTCATTGCTCCCATTTTGGAGGACAACAGGACCTGCACTACTCCTATTATAGACACCATTGACTTTGATAACTTTGCCTACAGAAGAGGCAAGCCGTCAAGGGGCTTTTTTAACTGGGAATTTAACTATATTCAGCTTCCACTTCTCAAGGAGGAGGCGGTTGCCATGCCGGCTCCGCATAAGAATCCCATAATGAATGGTGGTCTCTTTGCTATTGGACGTGAGTGGTTCTCTGAGCTCGGTGGCTACGACAAGGGCTTGAAGATCTGGGGAGCCGAGCAGTTCGAGCTGAGTCTTAAGCTATGGTTGTGCGGAGGACAGATCCTAGAAGTCCCCTGCTCTAGGGTTGGTCATCTCTTTAGAGACGGAAATTTCCAAGTTCGCTATACCAATAAGGATAAAAATAGCGagaagaaattaatttcaagg aaCTACCGCCGAGTGGCTGAGATTTGGTTAGATGAATACAAGGACAAGTTGTATGCCAACATGCCACATTTAACAGTGATTCCGGTGGGCAATCTCGCCGAGCAACGAGCCCTTAAGAACCGCCTCCACTGCAAGCCTTTCAAGTGGTTTTTGGATAACCTCGCAACGGATTTCCTCAATCTGTATCCCATATTAGATCCCGCAGAATACGCTTCGGGAGTATTACAAAGTAGAGCATTACCGAAACTCTGCCTGGATCGCAAAGATCCTAGTCATGGTCAACCCAAATTAGCTCCTTGTAGTTCGGACCACGTATTCCCAAGTCCAGAGCAGTATTGGAGCCTAACTAATCATAGGGAGTTGCGTTCTGGATTCTACTGCTTGGAGGTGCGCAATCACGGAGTGAATGTTCATATATACCAATGCCATGGTCAGAGTGGAAACCAGTTCTGGTCCTTCGACTCCAAGACCCATCAGGTAATCTCTGGCCAAGAGCAGAACTCCAGACATTGCCTGGAGGCCCAGCCGGAATTAAATGCGGTTACTTCGAGTGTCTGTGATCCGAAGAACCATAAGCAACAGTGGAAATTCGGATATCTGAATAGCCAAAGActgcaacatttttgggaTAATATTAAGACACAATAG
- the LOC6738189 gene encoding putative polypeptide N-acetylgalactosaminyltransferase 11: MRTLLFGTPCSCAIFILVYCIITLFIWFLYTDNLSNPIVDFEYFSIRNLGELGKEAHLQMTETDLVDAELQNEKYQYNAWLSERIPLKRALEDYRDPQCLRFNYSSEKRVTVSIVIAIQQEHPHTLLRTIYSVITQTSPHLLKEIVLVHDGHPDIDLIRHIHHKFPIVIQLDMESLMGIIQARLTGASIATGDILVFLNGHMEVTKGWLPPLLEPILLNNQTVTEPLVDAISRESFAYQKLVEPEQMAFDWQLDHIFLPLDQHSWNSLPKPYPSSQLEGRVFAIDRKWFWHLGGWDEGLRDYGGDALELSLKVWQCGGLILAVPCSRVGIIYKRDELEAQMAPNRNPSLQVQKNFKRVVDVWLDEYKLHFYRYNPKLRNLTTESLDKPRDLRRRLNCKSFGWYRSQVAPQIRNHILHAGLTNYAIGKIMPFVAPHFCLSIKGGFPVIRKCLPTNFEDWTLTSRCQLKHGNMCLDVDYKNNVRATKCTKKLTKNPWHYNYQHSSFVANGNKCLQIDVNKVELILSACDSQVTEQRWMFTNVQDFKRGRNRDVCSSVNR; this comes from the exons ATGAGAACACTACTATTTGGTACACCGTGTAGCTGtgcgattttcattttagtATATTGTATAATTACTCTATTTATCTGGTTTTTGTATACAGATAACTTGTCAAACCCCATAGTTGACTTTGAATACTTTTCAATACGAAATCTTGGCGAACTTGGGAAAGAAGCGCATTTGCAAATGACAGAAACTGATTTAGTTGATGCTGAACTACAGAATGAGAAATATCAATACAATGCCTGGCTATCAGAAAGAATCCCGTTGAAAAGAGCTCTAGAAGACTATAGGGATCCACA ATGCCTCAGATTCAACTATAGTTCAGAAAAAAGGGTTACTGTTAGCATAGTTATAGCCATCCAACAGGAGCATCCTCACACTCTGCTGAGAACCATCTACAGCGTTATTACGCAAACATCACCCCATTTACTCAAGGAAATAGTACTGGTTCATGATGGGCATCCCGATATTGATCTTATCCGGCACATTCATCATAAATTTCCCATAGTTATTCAGCTGGATATGGAATCTTTGATGGGAATTATTCAAGCACGTTTGACTGGAGCTAGTATAGCGACTGGAGATATTCTCGTATTTCTCAATGGCCACATGGAGGTCACAAAGGGTTGGCTTCCTCCTCTACTTGAACCCATACTGTTGAACAACCAGACTGTCACTGAGCCTCTTGTTGATGCCATATCTAGAGAATCGTTTGCCTACCAGAAACTGGTGGAACCTGAGCAAATGGCCTTCGATTGGCAGTTGGATCACATTTTTCTGCCCCTGGATCAGCACTCGTGGAATAGCCTTCCCAAGCCATACCCATCCTCTCAACTGGAGGGTCGTGTATTTGCCATTGATCGCAAGTGGTTCTGGCATCTTGGGGGATGGGATGAAGGACTCCGGGACTACGGAGGCGATGCTCTGGAACTCAGCCTCAAGGTGTGGCAGTGTGGTGGTCTCATCCTCGCTGTTCCCTGTTCACGAGTAGGAATAATCTATAAACGCGATGAGCTTGAGGCCCAGATGGCACCAAATAGAAATCCCAGTTTACAAGTCCAAAAG AACTTTAAGCGTGTTGTAGATGTCTGGTTGGACGAGTATAAGCTGCACTTTTATCGATACAATCCCAAGTTGAGAAACCTTACTACAGAATCGCTGGACAAGCCGCGGGACTTACGACGCCGACTGAACTGCAAATCCTTTGGATGGTATAGAAGCCAAGTGGCGCCGCAAATTAGGAACCACATTCTTCATGCTGGTCTTACCAACTATGCGATAGGTAAAATAATGCCCTTTGTGGCGCCACATTTTTGCTTATCGATCAAGGGAGGATTTCCTGTCATAAGGAAATGCCTCCCAACCAATTTCGAGGACTGGACACTGACGTCTCGTTGTCAACTGAAACATGGTAACATGTGCCTGGATGTGGACTATAAAAATAATGTGCGGGCTACGAAATGCACTAAAAAATTGACGAAAAATCCATGGCACTATAATTACCAGCACAGCTCATTTGTGGCCAACGGAAACAAATGTCTACAAATTGATGTCAATAAAGTTGAACTCATTTTAAGTGCTTGCGATTCTCAAGTGACGGAACAACGATGGATGTTCACTAATGTGCAGGACTTCAAACGAGGCCGCAACAGGGATGTTTGCTCAAGTGTTAACCGCTAA
- the LOC6738191 gene encoding glycoprotein-N-acetylgalactosamine 3-beta-galactosyltransferase 1, translated as MPRLFSTRRLFLGGKNAIYLLILGTMFYTLMLHLPGNSKSREVVESYGPPPSRIFCIISTYAYRHEHTAIHIHRTWVRHCDHYLFVSDDINHYLEPAVFMHMNDKWHRMRAYLEYVYKYHFHQGDWFLYCNDDNFVVVENLRHMLKTYSPKELIYFGCKLRTPNGLVFMLESSGIVFSAAALKRFALMALTNESICSSETKGNDFTKELGRCLTNVNVIAGDSRDEFQGHRFLPFEADLHLGSAMNESLEHHKYFLEHSYYPVKDMNLPVSLHSICFHVQYILNIYDLYYFAYKTRVFGVPLNLGFENERMGLENRTA; from the exons ATGCCACGACTGTTCAGTACACGGCGCCTCTTCCTGGGCGGAAAGAATGCAATTTATCTGCTTATCCTGGGCACTATGTTCTATACGCTAATGTTGCACCTGCCAGGGAACTCGAAATCTCGAGAAGTCGTCGAAAGCTATGGTCCGCCGCCCTCTAGGATTTTTTGCATTATCTCCACCTATGCATATCGCCACGAACATACCGCAATTCACATCCATCGGACTTGGGTCAGGCACTGCGATCACTATCTTTTCGTCAGCGATGACATTAATCACTACTTGGAACCGGCGGTATTTATGCATATGAATGACAAATGGCACCGAATGAGAGCCTATCTGGAGTACGTCTACAAGTATCACTTCCATCAGGGGGACTGGTTCCTCTACTGCAACGACGATAA TTTTGTAGTCGTGGAAAATCTTCGTCACATGTTAAAGACATATAGTCCCAAGGAGCTCATCTACTTTGGATGCAAGCTGCGAACACCCAATGGTCTG gTCTTTATGCTAGAAAGTTCCGGGATTGTCTTCAGTGCAGCTGCTCTTAAGCGATTTGCACTCATGGCCCTGACCAACGAAAGTATTTGCAGTTCGGAGACGAAAGGAAATGATTTCACTAAGGAACTGGGTCGATGTCTCACAAATGTCAATGTGATAGCCGGGGATAGTCGAGATGAGTTTCAGGGACATCGATTCCTGCCTTTCGAAGCGGATTTGCATTTGGGATCAGCTATGAATGAATCCTTAGAACACCACAAGTATTTTTTGGAACATTCATACTATCCAGTGAAAGAT ATGAACTTGCCGGTCTCTTTGCATTCAATATGCTTTCATGTTCAGTATATTCTCAACATTTATGATCTGTACTACTTTGCATATAAAACTCGAGTTTTTGGAGTGCCGCTCAACTTGGGCTTTGAAAATGAAAGGATGGGACTCGAAAATAGAACTGCATGA
- the LOC6738192 gene encoding glycoprotein-N-acetylgalactosamine 3-beta-galactosyltransferase 1 isoform X1, with translation MTSPRRVYYGLFLALILFLVLTLYYNVGEVDRTPAKGSNKHTLDPLYEDIRILCMIPYNYNSPDTAKYVKRTWGKHCNVLLFVSGDIDGELEPYVPVINTTDTWTLVQQGLMQAYLFYGDKIDWFLRVEPSSFVVVENLRYMIHKRKYQPSQPIYFGYELENIVTHESFVHHHSGYVISREALKRYTMASKDPDNKECTHWEGYVEGLDIHRCLKFANVTVAESRDEFEHETFLPVTMDYQFLDGYDTIPWLRKLSYHKRTEKTVPISSRAICFLVEYPPEMYDYYYFVYRMNIFGNPVQTP, from the exons ATGACTTCACCTAGACGCGTCTATTATGGCCTTTTTCTGgctttaatattgtttttggtTCTTACTCTCTATTATAATGTTGGCGAAGTTGATAGAACACCTGCCAAAGGAAGTAACAAGCACACTTTGGATCCCCTGTACGAAGATATCAGGATTCTCTGCATGATACCCTATAATTATAATAGCCCAGACACTGCCAAATACGTAAAACGCACCTGGGGAAAACACTGCAATGTTTTGCTATTTGTGAGTGGGGATATCGATGGCGAGTTGGAACCCTATGTGCCCGTGATTAATACCACGGATACGTGGACATTGGTACAACAGGGGCTAATGCAGGCCTATCTGTTCTATGGCGACAAAATCGATTGGTTCCTCAGAGTCGAGCCCTCTAG TTTTGTAGTTGTGGAGAATCTCCGGTATATGATACACAAACGGAAATATCAACCCAGCCAACCGATATATTTTGGCTACGAGCTCGAGAATATTGTTACACATGAg TCCTTTGTCCACCATCATAGTGGGTATGTTATAAGTCGCGAGGCCTTAAAAAGATATACGATGGCTTCGAAGGATCCTGACAACAAGGAGTGCACTCATTGGGAGGGTTATGTTGAGGGTCTGGATATACATCGGTGTTTGAAATTTGCTAATGTAACGGTAGCAGAAAGTCGAGACGAATTTGAGCACGAGACATTCCTGCCAGTTACAATGGATTACCAGTTCTTAGATGGCTATGATACTATACCATGGCTGCGTAAATTGTCTTATCACAAACGAACAGAG AAAACAGTTCCCATATCCAGTCGCGCCATTTGTTTTCTGGTAGAATATCCGCCAGAAATGTACGATTACTACTATTTTGTTTATCGAATGAATATCTTTGGCAACCCCGTCCAAACTCCATAG